A single Ketogulonicigenium vulgare WSH-001 DNA region contains:
- a CDS encoding gamma-glutamyltransferase family protein, translated as MTKGAISSTHALATQAGADILAAGGNAFDAAVAAGLVLQVVEPHLNGPGGDLPAIFWKDGKAQVLCAQGPTPAGATIAHYKAEGLDLIPGDGLLATVIPGAFDGWMLLLRDHGTMELADVMRAAIRLADEGHPILDRAVDTVAKLGDFFTQHWPGSAALWLQGGVPPQKGGLFRNADLANTWRRIVDLAQGETREARIDAARDAFYRGFVAEAIGEFCAGFKAMDESGTAHSGVLTAADMAGYRAGYEAPLTYDYNGWTLAKTGPWGQGPVLAQALSLLPADVMAGIDTTSADFVHLVIEAQKLAFADRDTYYADPAVVDVPMDALLSDAYASARRAQISDKADNTLRPGTAPGFAAQVAAMADALERLSRPEGAVYEPTMAHLATDKGTIPRGDTVHLDVIDQWGNIVSATPSGGWLQSSPTIPGLGFCLNSRAQMFWLEPDLPGSLAPGKRPRTTLSPSLAWHQDGRILSFGTPGGDQQDQWQLLFFVRFAAQGLDLQAALDAPMFHSTHMPASFYPRSREPGGLVAEGDLPDETLEALRAKGHVLRVVPKGSVGRLTAALRHPDGRLEAAATYRATYGGAKVLV; from the coding sequence ATGACCAAAGGCGCGATTTCCTCAACCCACGCGCTGGCCACACAGGCTGGCGCGGATATTCTGGCGGCCGGGGGCAACGCGTTTGACGCGGCCGTGGCTGCCGGCCTCGTGCTGCAAGTGGTCGAGCCGCATCTGAACGGCCCGGGTGGCGATCTGCCCGCGATCTTTTGGAAAGACGGCAAGGCACAGGTTCTATGCGCCCAAGGGCCGACGCCTGCGGGTGCGACCATTGCCCATTACAAGGCCGAAGGTCTGGATCTGATCCCCGGCGATGGTCTTTTGGCCACCGTCATTCCCGGCGCGTTTGACGGCTGGATGCTGCTGCTGCGCGATCACGGCACGATGGAGCTGGCCGATGTCATGCGTGCCGCGATCCGCCTTGCGGACGAGGGTCATCCGATCCTTGATCGTGCGGTGGATACGGTCGCAAAGCTGGGTGATTTCTTTACGCAGCATTGGCCCGGATCGGCCGCGCTGTGGTTGCAAGGCGGCGTGCCGCCGCAAAAGGGCGGCCTGTTCCGCAATGCCGATCTGGCAAACACATGGCGCCGCATTGTGGATCTGGCCCAAGGCGAGACGCGTGAGGCGCGCATTGATGCCGCCCGCGACGCCTTTTATCGCGGTTTCGTGGCCGAGGCGATTGGCGAATTCTGCGCCGGTTTCAAGGCCATGGATGAAAGCGGCACCGCCCATAGTGGGGTGCTGACCGCCGCCGACATGGCAGGCTATCGCGCCGGATACGAGGCGCCGCTGACCTATGATTACAACGGCTGGACACTGGCCAAGACCGGCCCTTGGGGCCAGGGCCCCGTCCTTGCACAAGCGTTGTCGTTGCTGCCCGCCGATGTGATGGCCGGGATTGATACCACCAGTGCCGATTTCGTCCATCTGGTGATCGAGGCGCAAAAGCTGGCCTTTGCCGACCGCGATACCTATTACGCCGACCCCGCCGTGGTCGATGTGCCGATGGATGCGCTGCTGTCCGATGCATATGCCAGCGCCCGCCGCGCCCAGATTTCGGACAAAGCCGACAACACGTTGCGCCCCGGCACCGCGCCGGGGTTCGCAGCGCAGGTCGCGGCGATGGCCGATGCGCTGGAACGCCTCAGCCGTCCCGAGGGCGCGGTCTACGAGCCAACCATGGCCCATCTTGCAACCGACAAAGGCACCATCCCGCGCGGCGATACCGTCCATCTGGATGTGATCGACCAATGGGGTAATATCGTCTCGGCCACGCCCTCGGGCGGGTGGTTGCAAAGCTCGCCCACCATCCCCGGCCTTGGCTTTTGCCTGAACTCGCGTGCGCAGATGTTCTGGCTAGAGCCTGATCTGCCCGGATCGCTGGCACCGGGTAAACGCCCGCGCACCACACTGTCGCCCAGCCTTGCCTGGCATCAGGACGGCCGCATTTTGTCATTCGGCACACCGGGCGGCGATCAGCAGGATCAATGGCAATTGCTGTTCTTCGTGCGCTTTGCGGCCCAAGGCTTGGACCTGCAAGCCGCGCTGGATGCGCCGATGTTCCATTCGACCCATATGCCCGCCAGCTTCTATCCCCGCTCGCGCGAGCCGGGCGGTCTGGTGGCCGAGGGCGATCTGCCTGATGAAACCCTCGAAGCTCTGCGCGCCAAAGGCCACGTCCTGCGCGTGGTGCCCAAGGGCAGCGTTGGCCGCCT
- a CDS encoding ABC transporter permease — protein MTDTVVPTAADVPPRRQNRTWRKFKRNRAALVGAIVVLFFAALALLAPLLPIPNPTATDWMLVRKPPSAAHWFGTDELGRDILSRMIWGARASLQAGVISVGIAVAFGVPLGLLAGYFGGWLDQIIARITDAMLAMPFLILAIALAAFLGPSLQNAMIAIGISAMPVFVRLARGQALSVKTEDYVEAARSIGISNLRIMGRYILPNIFPPILVQATLTIATAIIAEASLSFLGLGQQAPEPSWGAMLATAKNFLTQAPFMAVAPGIAIFLVVMGFNLLGDGLRDALDPRDNG, from the coding sequence GTGACCGATACAGTCGTTCCCACCGCGGCCGACGTGCCGCCCCGCCGCCAGAACCGCACCTGGCGCAAATTCAAACGCAACCGCGCAGCGCTGGTCGGTGCGATTGTGGTGCTGTTCTTTGCCGCTCTTGCGCTGCTGGCGCCGCTGCTGCCGATCCCGAACCCGACGGCGACCGACTGGATGCTGGTCAGGAAACCGCCCTCCGCCGCGCACTGGTTCGGCACGGACGAGCTGGGCCGTGATATCCTGTCGCGCATGATCTGGGGGGCGCGGGCCTCGCTGCAGGCGGGGGTGATTTCGGTCGGGATCGCCGTCGCATTTGGCGTGCCGCTGGGTCTGCTGGCGGGCTATTTTGGCGGCTGGCTGGACCAGATCATCGCACGGATCACCGATGCGATGCTGGCGATGCCGTTCCTGATCCTCGCGATCGCATTGGCCGCGTTTTTGGGGCCGAGCCTGCAAAACGCCATGATCGCCATCGGTATTTCCGCCATGCCGGTCTTTGTTCGCCTTGCGCGCGGGCAGGCCCTGTCCGTCAAAACCGAGGATTATGTCGAGGCGGCCCGTTCCATCGGCATCAGCAACCTGCGCATCATGGGGCGCTATATTCTGCCCAATATCTTCCCGCCCATTCTGGTGCAGGCGACGCTGACCATCGCCACCGCCATCATTGCCGAGGCATCGCTGTCCTTCCTTGGCCTTGGCCAACAGGCACCCGAACCCAGTTGGGGTGCGATGCTGGCCACCGCCAAGAACTTCCTGACGCAAGCCCCGTTCATGGCGGTCGCGCCGGGTATTGCGATCTTTTTGGTGGTCATGGGCTTTAACCTGCTGGGCGACGGCCTGCGCGATGCACTTGACCCGAGGGATAACGGATGA
- a CDS encoding ABC transporter permease, producing the protein MMRFVLNRVLVAIPTLILVSIFVFMLQKLLPGDPILVMAGESRDPATIEMLRERYHMNDPVLMQYFYWLGDVLRGDLGRSLRTGLPVSDLILQKLPVTLQLAVMSMIFAMLIGVPAGVIAAVKRGTLWDYLANGVALSGLSVPNFWLGIMLILLVSVNLGWLPASGYESPFVDPWRSLQTTIMPAIVLGTAIAGTLMRHTRSAMLGVLQADYVRTARAKGLSEKIVVLRHAFRNALLPIVTLSAVMFGELLAGAVLTEQIFTIPGFGKMIVDAVFNRDYAVVQGVVLVTATSFIVINLLADVLYVMLNPRMRATL; encoded by the coding sequence ATGATGCGTTTTGTTCTAAACCGCGTGCTGGTGGCAATTCCGACCCTGATATTGGTGTCGATCTTTGTCTTCATGCTGCAAAAGCTGCTGCCCGGCGACCCGATCCTGGTCATGGCCGGCGAAAGCCGCGACCCCGCCACGATCGAAATGCTGCGCGAGCGGTATCACATGAATGATCCCGTCCTGATGCAGTATTTCTATTGGCTGGGCGATGTGCTGCGCGGGGACCTTGGCCGCTCGTTGCGCACCGGGCTGCCGGTGAGCGACCTGATCTTGCAAAAGCTGCCTGTGACGCTGCAACTGGCGGTCATGTCGATGATCTTCGCCATGCTGATCGGTGTGCCTGCGGGCGTGATCGCAGCGGTCAAGCGCGGAACTCTTTGGGATTATCTGGCCAATGGCGTGGCGCTGTCTGGCCTGTCGGTGCCGAATTTCTGGCTGGGGATCATGCTGATCTTGCTGGTGTCGGTGAATTTGGGCTGGCTGCCGGCCTCGGGTTACGAGTCGCCCTTTGTCGATCCGTGGCGCAGTCTGCAAACAACGATCATGCCCGCCATCGTGCTGGGCACGGCCATCGCAGGGACGCTGATGCGGCACACGCGATCCGCGATGCTGGGTGTGTTGCAGGCCGATTACGTCCGCACCGCGCGTGCAAAGGGCCTTAGCGAAAAGATCGTCGTGCTGCGCCATGCCTTTCGCAATGCCTTGCTGCCCATCGTTACGCTGTCTGCCGTCATGTTCGGCGAGCTGTTGGCCGGCGCCGTGCTGACCGAGCAGATTTTTACCATTCCCGGCTTTGGCAAAATGATCGTCGATGCCGTGTTCAACCGTGATTACGCGGTCGTGCAGGGCGTGGTGCTGGTCACCGCCACCAGCTTTATCGTTATCAACCTGTTGGCTGACGTCCTTTATGTCATGCTGAACCCGCGTATGAGGGCAACCCTGTGA
- a CDS encoding ABC transporter substrate-binding protein gives MKKSLLMATLFASVSLAGGAFAQDLRIGLNEDPDSLDPAQSRTFVSSLVYEQLCSRLFNTDQNMQIIPELATSHSWSEDGMTLVLQLREGVTHHDGTPFNAASAVRVFERNMNLPVSNRKAELGSVESVEATGDHELTIHLKSADVTLLAQLAHHAGRMYSPDAADAAGENFGQNPVCSGPYSFVSRSEGDRIVLEKFADYYDADEFHYDRVIFMPIPDTTVRLANVRAGDLDIVERTAPADVPSVQSDSRLQLFQIPNIGYQGITINVGNGARAEGPLGSNPLVRQALSLAIDREAFNQVVFEGLYVPGNQWAAPGSGWYDERFPVPARDVDRARALLAEAGVELPLRVELQTGNSPVAMQAGQVIQAMASEAGFEISLRATEFATLLSENVAGNFDMSLQGWSGRIDPDANIHPFVHTTGSNNDEHYANAEIDQILDQARQEPDPAVRKELYDRTTEILQNDLPLLYLYHIQYFFTLRDGIEGFAPYADGIIRLRGVQG, from the coding sequence ATGAAGAAAAGCCTATTGATGGCGACTTTGTTCGCCTCGGTTTCGCTCGCAGGTGGCGCATTCGCGCAAGACTTGCGGATCGGCCTGAACGAGGATCCGGATTCGCTGGACCCGGCCCAGTCGCGCACCTTCGTGTCCTCGCTGGTTTATGAACAGCTGTGCAGCCGCCTGTTCAACACCGACCAAAACATGCAGATCATCCCCGAACTGGCCACCAGCCATAGCTGGTCGGAAGACGGCATGACACTGGTGCTGCAACTGCGCGAGGGCGTGACCCACCACGATGGCACGCCGTTCAACGCGGCCTCGGCGGTGCGCGTGTTTGAACGCAACATGAACCTGCCCGTGTCGAACCGCAAAGCCGAGCTTGGCTCGGTCGAAAGCGTCGAGGCGACCGGCGATCATGAACTGACCATCCATCTGAAATCGGCTGACGTGACGCTGCTGGCGCAGCTCGCGCACCATGCGGGCCGCATGTATTCGCCCGATGCCGCCGACGCCGCCGGCGAGAACTTTGGCCAGAATCCGGTCTGCTCGGGCCCCTATAGCTTTGTCAGCCGCAGCGAAGGCGATCGCATCGTCCTTGAGAAATTCGCCGATTACTACGACGCCGATGAATTCCACTATGACCGCGTGATCTTTATGCCGATCCCGGACACGACCGTCCGTCTGGCCAACGTGCGCGCGGGTGATCTGGATATTGTCGAGCGCACCGCGCCCGCCGATGTCCCCAGCGTCCAAAGCGACAGCCGCCTGCAATTGTTCCAGATCCCGAACATCGGCTATCAGGGCATCACGATCAACGTCGGCAACGGCGCCCGCGCCGAAGGGCCGCTTGGCTCGAACCCGCTGGTGCGTCAGGCCCTATCGCTGGCCATCGACCGCGAGGCGTTCAACCAAGTCGTGTTCGAGGGGCTTTATGTGCCCGGCAACCAATGGGCGGCTCCCGGCAGCGGTTGGTATGACGAGCGCTTCCCCGTGCCCGCGCGCGATGTCGACCGCGCCCGCGCACTGTTGGCCGAGGCTGGCGTAGAGCTGCCCCTGCGGGTCGAGCTGCAAACCGGCAACAGCCCTGTCGCGATGCAAGCGGGCCAAGTCATTCAGGCGATGGCCTCGGAGGCGGGTTTCGAGATTTCGCTGCGTGCCACCGAATTTGCGACGCTGCTGTCGGAAAACGTCGCCGGTAACTTTGACATGTCGCTGCAAGGCTGGTCGGGCCGGATCGATCCGGATGCGAACATCCACCCGTTCGTCCACACCACCGGCTCGAACAATGACGAGCATTACGCCAACGCCGAGATCGACCAGATCCTTGACCAAGCGCGCCAAGAACCCGATCCCGCCGTGCGTAAAGAACTCTATGACCGCACGACCGAGATTCTGCAGAACGATCTGCCGCTGCTTTATCTCTATCACATTCAATACTTCTTCACCCTGCGTGACGGTATCGAAGGTTTTGCACCCTATGCTGACGGCATCATCCGTCTGCGCGGCGTCCAAGGCTAA
- a CDS encoding TonB-dependent receptor domain-containing protein: MLTSVAAATLALGAPVLAQDGPVLALQVPAQDLGVALTAVGDQAGVSIFFPSGIVAGRQSPALSGDYSVEQALVQLLAQTGLTYQFTSPTSVVISQPLADVDSDTLVLGPVRVVASSAAASAVEAAAERVQDTYRGVAASAHLSAEDIAAARGASPGDMLRGIAGVMNAENRNSGALDVNIRGLQGQGRSPVVLDGALQESTVYRGYSGMAGRTYIDPDLIGGLSIEKGPSMGADATGAVGGVVRARTLSPHDILAPDGTWALRLNAGLTGNNDTPPTATTVGGSEPAVRNYDRPDFLDLNGHNASAAFAYRTQTADFLAAYAQRENGNYYTGERGIPVSEWNGGAHPFENGEQVINSSIETTSYLLRGVFRPVYGHTFDLSYLRYEGLSAEMKPSQLMYGDTPYQTVTDVSVDTYTARYRYNTGNPLVDLRADLWATRVDSFNIDPVRLDYGSFQYNGDMFAATLSERWGATVHNTSVFEGAPGRLSLNYGFAYDHEDFGKSDDWERLNALYPGRSWDPVRTGWRDQTSAFINATYNPADWATFTLGARYIHNEVTDSNTGSSWVLGGISNHDAAEGIAPAFSALIEPVQGLQFYGRYAEALRAASPFEATEGFSGSVNPYWDLKMEHAHNTELGINVNRFAVFRPDDAFSAKLSWFNNEITDYITLGQERLTAPNGNSTEIQVRTNIPEVSMRGWELSARYAVGSSYLALGATEYTDISSCYRSTASQPISCYDGMPQTSASWFVNHIPPERTFSATVGTALMDERLNLGLRYNRVVRAPAYELFDLFGSYQINDRTSLSFAVDNLFDIYYVDALSLGEGVAVLPAPGRTLSLNFTTTLGDGTPERSSSAAVRNYMAAQADARSSAVQPFDGNWGGAYAGLTFGAARFAAEGETYAGDGSYNANAAIERTDTAASSAVAGLQFGYRKQQDSGLVLGVEASVDFARGRAQQYMIDETLDVDRWGENNTRAADYTHSWGATAMLRGSVGQTFGRAHLFATAGLGMMEEHQTRTQYRLVSGIVNYPSFSETDSQLRTGVVVGAGMDYAFSNALSLRGEYVYGYYPEKNFNFDRASNGTTAAGLLDQIGRQAGSELHTHALRIGLNYRF; the protein is encoded by the coding sequence ATGTTGACAAGTGTGGCAGCGGCAACGCTGGCCTTGGGCGCGCCGGTGCTGGCGCAAGATGGCCCTGTGCTGGCGTTGCAGGTGCCGGCGCAGGATCTGGGTGTGGCACTGACGGCGGTGGGCGATCAGGCGGGGGTCAGTATATTCTTCCCCTCTGGCATTGTTGCGGGCCGTCAAAGCCCGGCGCTCAGCGGTGATTATTCGGTCGAACAGGCGCTGGTGCAGTTGCTGGCGCAGACCGGGCTGACCTATCAGTTCACCAGCCCGACCAGCGTTGTGATCTCGCAGCCGCTGGCCGATGTGGACAGTGACACGCTGGTGCTGGGGCCGGTGCGGGTGGTCGCAAGTTCCGCCGCCGCCAGCGCTGTTGAGGCCGCGGCCGAGCGGGTGCAGGATACCTATCGCGGCGTGGCCGCCAGCGCGCATCTGTCGGCCGAGGATATCGCGGCGGCGCGCGGCGCCTCGCCGGGGGATATGCTGCGCGGTATTGCGGGCGTGATGAACGCGGAAAACCGCAATTCGGGCGCGCTGGATGTGAATATTCGCGGCCTGCAGGGGCAGGGGCGCAGCCCCGTGGTACTGGACGGCGCGCTGCAGGAATCGACGGTTTATCGCGGTTATTCCGGCATGGCGGGGCGCACCTATATCGATCCCGATCTGATCGGCGGCCTCAGCATTGAAAAGGGCCCCAGCATGGGCGCGGATGCTACCGGCGCGGTCGGCGGCGTGGTGCGGGCGCGGACGCTGTCGCCCCATGATATTCTGGCCCCTGATGGCACATGGGCGCTGCGGCTGAATGCGGGCCTGACGGGCAATAACGACACGCCGCCCACCGCCACGACCGTCGGTGGCAGCGAGCCTGCCGTGCGCAACTATGACCGCCCCGATTTCCTGGATCTGAACGGGCATAATGCCTCGGCGGCATTCGCCTATCGCACCCAGACGGCGGATTTTCTGGCCGCCTATGCGCAGCGCGAAAACGGCAATTATTACACGGGCGAGCGCGGCATCCCCGTCAGCGAATGGAACGGCGGCGCGCATCCGTTTGAAAACGGCGAGCAGGTGATCAACTCGTCGATCGAGACGACATCCTATCTGCTGCGCGGCGTGTTCCGGCCCGTTTACGGCCATACGTTCGATCTGTCCTATCTGCGCTATGAAGGACTGTCGGCCGAGATGAAGCCCTCGCAGCTGATGTATGGCGATACGCCCTATCAGACCGTGACAGACGTCAGTGTCGATACCTATACTGCGCGCTATCGCTATAACACCGGCAACCCGCTGGTCGATCTGCGCGCCGATCTGTGGGCGACGAGGGTCGATAGTTTCAACATCGATCCGGTGCGGCTGGATTATGGCAGTTTTCAATATAACGGCGATATGTTTGCCGCGACCCTGTCCGAGCGTTGGGGCGCAACCGTGCATAATACCTCGGTCTTTGAAGGGGCGCCGGGGCGGCTGTCGCTGAACTACGGCTTTGCCTATGATCACGAGGATTTCGGCAAATCGGATGATTGGGAACGGCTGAACGCGCTTTATCCGGGCCGCTCTTGGGACCCTGTACGGACGGGCTGGCGCGATCAGACCAGCGCTTTCATCAATGCAACCTATAACCCGGCGGATTGGGCGACCTTTACCCTTGGTGCGCGCTATATCCATAACGAGGTCACCGACAGCAATACCGGCTCAAGCTGGGTGCTGGGTGGCATCAGCAATCATGACGCCGCCGAAGGGATCGCGCCCGCGTTCTCGGCGCTGATCGAGCCGGTGCAGGGCCTGCAATTTTATGGCCGCTATGCCGAGGCCCTGCGCGCCGCCAGCCCCTTTGAGGCGACCGAAGGCTTTTCCGGTTCAGTCAATCCCTATTGGGATCTGAAGATGGAGCATGCCCATAACACTGAACTCGGCATCAACGTGAACCGCTTTGCCGTGTTCCGCCCGGATGATGCATTCAGTGCAAAGCTGAGCTGGTTCAACAACGAGATCACCGATTACATCACGCTGGGGCAAGAGCGACTGACCGCGCCCAATGGCAATTCGACCGAAATTCAGGTGCGCACGAATATCCCCGAAGTCTCGATGCGCGGTTGGGAATTGTCCGCGCGTTATGCCGTTGGCAGCAGCTATCTGGCGCTGGGCGCGACGGAATATACCGATATTTCCAGCTGCTACCGCAGCACGGCGTCGCAGCCGATCAGCTGCTATGACGGGATGCCGCAGACCTCGGCGTCGTGGTTCGTAAACCATATCCCGCCAGAGCGGACCTTCTCGGCCACCGTTGGAACGGCTTTGATGGATGAGCGGTTGAACTTGGGTCTGCGCTATAACCGCGTTGTGCGCGCCCCGGCCTATGAGCTGTTCGACCTGTTCGGCAGCTATCAAATCAATGATCGCACCAGCCTGTCATTCGCTGTCGATAACCTGTTCGACATCTATTACGTCGATGCCCTCAGCCTAGGCGAAGGTGTCGCGGTGCTGCCTGCGCCCGGTCGTACCCTTAGCCTGAACTTTACCACCACCTTGGGCGATGGCACGCCTGAGCGCAGCTCGTCCGCGGCAGTGCGCAATTACATGGCGGCCCAAGCGGATGCGCGCAGCAGTGCGGTCCAGCCCTTTGATGGCAATTGGGGTGGCGCCTATGCCGGTCTGACCTTTGGCGCCGCGCGCTTTGCGGCCGAGGGCGAGACCTATGCCGGTGATGGCAGCTATAACGCCAATGCCGCCATCGAGCGCACCGATACCGCCGCCTCTTCGGCCGTTGCGGGGCTGCAATTCGGCTATCGCAAGCAGCAAGACAGCGGTCTGGTTCTGGGCGTCGAGGCCAGCGTCGATTTCGCACGCGGCCGCGCCCAGCAATATATGATTGATGAAACGCTGGACGTCGATCGTTGGGGCGAGAACAACACCCGCGCCGCAGATTACACCCATAGCTGGGGCGCAACCGCGATGCTGCGCGGCAGTGTCGGCCAGACCTTTGGGCGCGCGCATCTGTTTGCAACCGCCGGCCTTGGTATGATGGAAGAGCATCAGACGCGGACGCAATATCGCTTGGTCAGCGGCATCGTGAACTATCCCTCGTTCAGTGAAACGGACAGCCAATTGCGCACCGGTGTCGTGGTGGGCGCGGGGATGGATTATGCCTTCTCGAACGCGCTGTCGCTGCGGGGGGAATATGTCTATGGCTACTACCCCGAAAAGAACTTCAACTTTGATCGGGCCAGTAATGGCACAACAGCCGCAGGACTGCTGGACCAGATCGGCCGTCAGGCGGGCAGCGAGCTGCACACGCACGCATTGCGGATCGGCCTGAACTATCGGTTCTGA
- a CDS encoding FecR family protein, with the protein MPRSFPDTALSDEALDWIIRLHAGGATEADWQAWALWRAQGDMFDAAAREAEALWHGLGAAGHQVKRGALTRRTVLGGGAAVVLGAGLLQTGALLPDYSTMAAERRDIVLADGTAVALNARTALNLDARGVAMLRGQATFDAARDLLLTVPGGEVHAAAARFDVDLLAGGLALTCLEGAVTLHFGGRSARLQGGERLFTAGWQRARVNPADALAWQRGKLILDQRPLAELAASLERYRRGRIVIWGDQVADLRVSGVFNMADGDLILQSLAGPLPITFTQLPMFSVIRRA; encoded by the coding sequence ATGCCCCGCAGCTTTCCCGATACCGCGCTAAGCGATGAGGCCCTGGACTGGATCATCCGCCTGCATGCGGGCGGCGCGACCGAGGCGGATTGGCAGGCCTGGGCGCTATGGCGTGCGCAGGGCGATATGTTCGATGCTGCCGCGCGCGAGGCAGAGGCGCTGTGGCACGGCCTTGGGGCGGCGGGGCATCAGGTCAAGCGCGGGGCGCTGACACGCCGGACCGTGTTGGGCGGCGGTGCGGCGGTCGTCCTTGGTGCGGGATTGCTGCAAACCGGCGCGCTATTGCCGGATTACAGCACCATGGCGGCCGAGCGGCGCGATATCGTTCTGGCCGATGGCACGGCGGTTGCGCTGAACGCGCGCACCGCACTGAACCTTGACGCGCGCGGTGTCGCCATGCTGCGCGGGCAGGCCACATTTGATGCAGCGCGCGATCTGCTGCTGACTGTCCCCGGCGGCGAGGTGCATGCCGCTGCCGCACGTTTCGACGTCGATTTGCTGGCAGGAGGTCTGGCGCTGACCTGTCTAGAGGGCGCTGTGACGCTGCATTTTGGCGGACGCAGCGCGCGCTTGCAGGGGGGCGAGCGGCTGTTCACCGCAGGCTGGCAACGGGCGCGGGTCAATCCCGCCGATGCGCTGGCATGGCAGCGTGGCAAGCTGATCTTGGATCAGCGTCCCTTGGCCGAACTTGCCGCCAGCCTCGAGCGGTATCGCAGGGGGCGGATCGTGATCTGGGGCGATCAGGTCGCGGATTTGCGGGTCTCGGGCGTGTTTAATATGGCGGATGGGGATCTGATTTTGCAAAGCCTTGCGGGGCCGCTGCCGATCACGTTCACCCAATTGCCAATGTTCAGCGTGATCCGCCGCGCCTGA
- a CDS encoding RNA polymerase sigma factor, which translates to MPHEILDDDAHRMMDLYLQRWDLLHRALRKRVGSHDLADEAMQETWFRLRRVVQRREAVRDPKAYILMVAANISIDLIRRERRHIIGHDSDAAVIGAVADEMPTAEAVLIGRSQLRQLVQVLMGLKPKAREVLIMNRCAGMTHREIAAQMKISDRMVAEYMTQALRHCRDAFRALED; encoded by the coding sequence ATGCCCCACGAGATTTTGGACGACGATGCCCATCGCATGATGGATCTGTATTTGCAGCGCTGGGATTTGCTGCACCGCGCATTGCGCAAGCGCGTCGGCTCGCATGATCTGGCGGATGAGGCGATGCAAGAGACGTGGTTCCGCCTGCGCCGTGTTGTCCAGCGGCGCGAGGCGGTGCGTGATCCAAAGGCCTATATTCTGATGGTCGCCGCCAATATCAGCATCGACCTGATCCGGCGCGAGCGGCGTCATATCATCGGCCATGACAGCGATGCGGCGGTGATTGGCGCCGTGGCAGATGAGATGCCGACCGCCGAGGCGGTTTTGATCGGCCGTTCGCAATTGCGGCAACTGGTGCAGGTGTTGATGGGGCTAAAGCCAAAAGCGCGCGAGGTGCTGATCATGAACCGCTGCGCTGGCATGACCCACCGCGAAATCGCAGCGCAGATGAAGATATCGGACCGGATGGTCGCCGAATATATGACCCAGGCTCTGCGGCATTGCCGCGATGCGTTCCGCGCTTTGGAGGATTAA
- a CDS encoding GNAT family N-acetyltransferase: MTAPYRLPTTFQTSRYHLRQATPDDAQAIFDAYGTDRNVTRYLAWRPHESVSDTAAFLQIAADQWDRGTGFAVVARPLAQPDQIIGMFHPQLFGHRLSYGYVLRASAWGQGCASEVMRWLVDHALSHPAIHRAEAFCDVDNPASARVMEKAGMQREGLLRRYFVHPNISDAPRDCLIYAKVR, encoded by the coding sequence ATGACAGCACCCTATCGCCTGCCCACCACCTTTCAGACATCGCGCTATCACCTGCGCCAAGCCACGCCTGATGACGCCCAAGCCATTTTCGACGCCTATGGCACGGACCGGAACGTCACGCGCTATCTTGCGTGGCGGCCGCATGAAAGCGTCAGCGACACGGCGGCGTTCTTACAGATCGCAGCGGACCAATGGGATCGCGGCACTGGCTTTGCGGTTGTCGCGCGCCCGCTTGCGCAGCCCGATCAGATCATCGGCATGTTCCACCCACAGCTCTTCGGTCACCGCCTCAGCTATGGCTATGTCCTGCGCGCATCCGCCTGGGGCCAAGGCTGCGCGTCCGAGGTGATGCGCTGGCTGGTTGATCACGCCCTGTCGCATCCGGCGATTCACCGGGCCGAGGCGTTTTGCGATGTGGATAATCCGGCCTCTGCCCGCGTGATGGAAAAGGCGGGGATGCAGCGCGAGGGCCTGTTGCGCCGCTATTTCGTCCATCCGAATATCTCGGACGCGCCGCGCGACTGCCTGATCTACGCAAAGGTGCGCTGA
- a CDS encoding TIGR02300 family protein, whose translation MPKAEWGTKRLCPTTGKRFYDLNANPIVSPYTGLVVSIDTARGRSIMADAADGAKKLKGFDEDDDLLLDDDVEGDDADLADEVLEDDDEDNVSFDDLGDVAANDDE comes from the coding sequence ATGCCCAAAGCTGAATGGGGAACCAAACGTCTTTGCCCGACCACCGGCAAGCGTTTTTATGACCTGAATGCCAATCCGATTGTCAGCCCCTATACCGGGCTGGTCGTCAGCATCGACACGGCGCGCGGTCGCTCGATCATGGCCGATGCTGCCGATGGCGCGAAGAAGCTGAAAGGCTTCGACGAGGATGATGATCTGCTGCTGGATGATGATGTCGAAGGCGATGACGCCGACCTCGCAGATGAGGTTCTGGAAGATGACGACGAGGACAATGTCTCGTTCGACGATCTGGGCGATGTCGCAGCCAACGACGACGAATAA